In Paralichthys olivaceus isolate ysfri-2021 chromosome 12, ASM2471397v2, whole genome shotgun sequence, the genomic window tCAGTTGCATATTGATAAGACATCTATGTGAAGTGTTTATGTCAACCATCAGAGCTGTGTCCTCTCCCGGAActtcagattaaaaaacattttatataagcCAAGCCTCTTAAATAACATATTGCATCATGCAGTCCTGTATGGGAGCGGCACTTGTGGATTTAATAGAacattaaacataatttaatgtTCCCTTTGCCTGTGAGTAATCTCATTGCTAAACATCGCGAAATAACTTGGGAGTGCACACAACATAAGTTGTATCACGTGGAGCAgttatgaaatgtaaaatgcaaatTTGAGAAGGGACAAAATACAAAGTCTTAAATGATTCATTCTtcctttttctgtgtctgtcaggtTCTGGGGCTATGATCGCTGTCATCGTCATAGGTATCATCATCATTCTCGCCATTCTACTGATCATCCTGAAGACGTACAACAGGTAAAGCCACATTCCAGTTTGACACCACAATTCCTGCACTCTGAGTGTCATTAGCCGTACAACAACAGCCATGCTATTTTTATCAGAGGAACAATAGAcaccttcttttatttttatcttttcattagGCTCCATCtgtgagacaaaagaaaaaaccatCACCCATGTCATTAAATTCATATTCACTCCATTATATTGATTCATGCTGAGTTTTGATGTgtaacctttttaaaatgacacagTCTTCTTCACACCCATCACATGAAAACTGTACAACCAAAGAGGGCTGTTCCCCTTTTAGACTGTTTAGTCTGAAAGTTTAGAGAAAAGTCAGAGGcacatgtttctgttgttttgttcctcCAACCCCTCGGATTTATCTCATGACACCTTGGGTTGTATTGACCGGCTAGCTGGACACTTTGGACTCTATAAATAAAGTCTGAGAGAAGTGCAGATGTTAGAAGTCTGCACAGATGGCAGAAATGTTTTTGAATATTATATGCAAAATGAACTTCAACCATGAAGTCATTAGTAGAATAAACCTGGTCAGTTCATTTCTGTGATTAATTTTATCTTGAACTATTATCTTGAACTTAAACTATtatcataataattattttattattaagcCTCTTATCGTGTACTTCAGCTGGTTATATCTGCTTTCTATTATCTTTGTTAGTGTAAGTCATAAAAATTCCTTATATACGAAAAGATGaaagttgtgttgtgtgtgaagtTTTAAAGTGAAAAGTAAAGATTAActacagctgtcaatcattatgtttcacaaaatgaaagaaTGCTCATAAAAGTACCTCGTGTCTGTTTTTACTGTGGGTacaacaaatgtaaataaatgtgctCTGTAATGTTTTGCCATTGTAAAGCTGGGGGGTGGGTTGAGACCCCCCAAGCGGTCGTATCATTAATCTAAGGGTCACAAAATGATAAATGAGAATAGAATACAGTAACGTGTATGTTAAGATTCATATTAGGGCAACACaagccaaaacatttttataaaatatggattgttttattcagttttgttttaccgttgttttctttcctatttcacttccttttccttttttgtaaGTTTTCCACTGAAGTAAAAGGTCTACTAGCAAAATCAGACTAGAAGGCTgctatatattaaaaaataatgtccTGCAAGACATGAGCAATGTGAGATCTATTTTAATTTGGTCTTATTGTTTCCAGGTGGACGCATGCATCCAGAGTCCTGGGAGGGAGCACCAAACCTCGTCCAAAGACGTCACAGTCCACAGTTCAGAGCAGCATGCCGCTAAGCACTCTGGGAGTCAACTCCGTGTCGGGCACCTTCGCAAATTCCAACCCGGTCTCAGATAACAGCTTCCATCTGCCCAGAGCGGAGCTGACCAGCGTGGAGGAGAACCACATAGAGCATTTCAGCACCACCAGTAGCTCCACCGTGGTCACCATACATGAAACTCCATCATTAGGGAACACATAGCACCAAGACTGCGCTCTAGTCTCACAACAGGCATTGACTGATGCGTTGGCCTCGTCCGTGACCACACACGGTGCGTGTtgacctttatatacagtctatggtgttgACTGAATCCTGTGGACACTCAACCACGTGACGTCAGATTTATCACTGTCAATCTTCACCAACTGAGCCACTGCTGGTCACTACATGGATGTACGTCATTTTGgtgtacaaaaacacacacgatgAACAAAATGGTACCAGACACAGATGCAATGGATCACATGAAGGATGTTGCATGAAGAAAGCATGTTTAGAGTATAGACTCCATTAAGTTTCTTACTGTTTGTACTGTTCGTTGATGTTCCGTCACTACTAatacaaagaagaaaatgtgtagTTGGTCATAAGTGTGTACATTTCTGCATAAAGGAGAACTCTATATTTTCATAAGTAAATGTAGAATTAgtataacagaaaataaagacagtGTGCTGGATGATAATGGTTGCCAGCATTATTCAGGGCAGATTTATATCAATAAAC contains:
- the ncmap gene encoding noncompact myelin-associated protein, whose product is MQASTVSPVTNPTVTSNTTVTKSKEQILIQSSGAMIAVIVIGIIIILAILLIILKTYNRWTHASRVLGGSTKPRPKTSQSTVQSSMPLSTLGVNSVSGTFANSNPVSDNSFHLPRAELTSVEENHIEHFSTTSSSTVVTIHETPSLGNT